Within the Cydia strobilella chromosome 25, ilCydStro3.1, whole genome shotgun sequence genome, the region aaattgaaatagatgtgtcatgttgtatagattgagggaaaaataaagaaaaaaatcatagtatttaaaaaaacatatattttttacgatgcatatatacatcattatgcatttaagggttaaaacattgtactattattacctaaatatcgttatttatgattatttgtgtatcgtatatttataaaaacaatatcgaatgttgcctttggaaacttaaaacattcttgcagtaacaaaatacgcctcttctttgacagacgttccgttccattcagacaacttgttaagaacggtttttcaacattaaaaaataaacttcggtgacgtggcgtccgagtgacagcttttgtgtttgacacggcgtcgaaaaggttaaattatgatgatgaaccGTACATTTTGGGACATTCAGGTGCTGGTCAGGACGCTGGCACTGGCCTCTTTCGtactcatgaaatgttcattATGATCTTAAAGTGAGCGACCAGTGAttcaaacaataataattttctTCTTTTGCCAGGTGAGCGTTTGGGCCTGATGCAGTCGCTAGCGGGGCTTGCGGCGCTGCTGCGCCAATGCTCGGTGGCGCCCTCTGCAGGCACCCGCGCGCCCCGCGTCGATCCTGCGTCTTTCATAGTACAGAACATAGAAGGCGGACTACCGCTTTCATTGGTGACTCGCAAGATCCAATCAGATGTTCATGTGAAATCATTTTAACGTCCGCCCAGAAATCATATGCATAGTTtagtatgttattactgtaagaCTAGTCTGCCATCCGCGCGCCTATTAGTCGGCCAAACTACATCACAAGTTTAAACCAATGCATTATAGTAAAATACTAATACATTTGTTCATTCCAAATTCAATTAGGTCTATTTCCTAGTAAGGTTCAATGTTCATTAACGTGTCTGTGACACCGTAGTTTTTAAACGGGTGAACCGATgtggatgttttttttaaattgatcgCAACTTTTCTAACCGTTGTTatatcaaaatcagttcatcCGTTTCATTGCGATgtggttttaaaaatatatgtaaataaaacaaatcattctggtattaaaatattgctttattTATCTACTTTACAGTGTTGCGcataataaatactaatatattatttgcAGTTTAATTCGAATTGAATTGTACAAATGCTATAATAGGTATAGTCTACATCAAATATACAGTCAAAGCCAGTGATCACTGATCAAATATATTGCAATCACATTGCAATGCAACACACCCTATGATAACATCATAGGAATATGGGCCGCCCCACAcaagcgtcttttgagcgtcggcgtctagtcaactctatggctgctgctcgacgcaacgttggcgcaactacacagcgacgccattttctatAGCGCTGactcaggggcgtagctagaggatatggcgcctggggcagtcaccaaatttgcgccccctgacgactgacaaaagtttccctgctgctgccttttgcccattttggcgccccccttggatggcgcccggggcacttgtcCCCTCTGCCCCatccccctagttacgccactgcgctgactagacgccgacgcccAAAAGACACTAGTACGGGGTCTTTCTAAGGATGTGTTgcgatatatatgtatactttgGCTGTCACTATTTAATGTAGACTAAATAACGAAAACATAACGAAACATAATTCTAACTAGATTCATTTTAATTAAGATtacttaatcataatcatagtACTCCCTGAGTTAAGGCGAGGTATGTATCaccttaaattaataattatttctcaCATTGGGAATGCTGACAGCtgtcatttacatttaaaatataaccttaaaacgcaaaatcGGCTAAATATGAGttgagatgacagctgtcaccgtacccaagctatgtgatAAATACTATTTAACTATTCGATTCACAGTTatcgtcttttgagcgtcgttgtctagtcagcgctatgaaaAATGGTGCCactgcgccaacgttgcgtcgagcaatAGCCAGAGTTGaatagacgccgacgctcgggagacgctactGTCTAATGTGGGATGTCTCTAAGTGCCATCCCACAGTgttagcgtcttttgagcgtcggcgtctagtcagcgctatggaatatggcgtcgctgcgcagttgcgccaacgttgcgtcgagccatagagttgactagacgccgacgctcgggagacgctagtgtggggcaTCTCTAAATACACctaataataatcttaatatTGATTCTCGAGTTCAGTTCACTCACTTCCTGtccgtaaaaagtaaaaaaaaaaacttcaaatcAACTCGGTCCTTTAataaccacaaaaaaaaaatatgttctcgataaaaaaaaaacgaaatcaaAACGTAATTTTTAGGGACTTTGTTCATGTTCTGTTTCTCAAATATTTTAGTATAGTAtggatacatacatacaatacattatttatttacattgtgtCTAAAGTGAGCAAGTTAGAAAAATATGAGTAATCTTTACTGCAGTTTGTAATAATAGCTGattttaccacaaaaatgccaaaaaaaGATTTCAACAATGTTTTGATATTGGTCATTGACATGACAGGTACTGACATTTTATTTGACTATCCATGACGTACGCACATTATTGCCATACCTATGTAAGctgttaaagcctgaccagtaatatatgatcattgtcaagagggcgctgtgcattctcatgtatagggtgacagtttagtatagtatgaaaaaattatagtttcagtaaaattccgcaacatggcgcgtgatcatatatgtCAGGCTTTAGTAGCGATAGCGACACTATATAATGGAAGAAATtgattgagggcgccacttcctacgtaagtTAAAACCTATGCTGGTGCCATCTATAAAAATAGGGTTGAAAAAACCCGGAAAATTCCCGTTTTTTTCTAAAAGCTatgttttttttcagttttattcggAAAAAACAATGTCACTTAGTGTCTATAtatttccgataaaaactgaaaaatatggGAAAAAACGAAGATTTCATAAGTCCTGAAAAACACGATTTGATTTTTTCGAGAATTTTCAACCCTATATATTTTCAACCTTTGACAGTTTCCAACTCCATTTCGGTATAtgattttagaatagaatagaagtaCAACTCAAGATCTCATCTCTGAAGAGTTTTGAGCATACTACTGTCTAGCCAtttatttaccactagcttttaaTGCTACAATTCTATAGGTAAAACTCAGGCTTGTGTTGCTTGAATAGCTTGTATTGTTGCCTGGACTGTGGCTTGCACAGCTTGAATAGTTGCCTGATTATCCATCTCATCCTTACCAACAGCGTTAAACTTCTTCTTCGATGTGTCAATATTGTGCCTACGTTTCATATGCTTCTTATAATTTGATCCATTTGTAAAGTCTCTTTGACAGAATATACATGTGTACGGCTTGGCTCCCGTATGTTGTCTCAAATGGAGGTTCAAGCGAGTTTTGAAGCGGAATTGCTTATTACAATATTCACACACATACGGCATCAAATCTGTATGGACTATGGAATGTGATTTCAAATGCCTTTTCACTCGGAAACTTTTTCCACATTGCTCGCAAACAAACGGTTTTGCCCCGGAATGAAGACTGATGTGAGATATTAAATTACCACGGGCTCGGAAAGCTAACGGACAAAACTCACACTTATGTGGCTTTGAGTCTTCATGTGTATTCATATGTGTACTCAGCGTACCTTTAGTGAAGAACATTTTGCCGCAGACATGACAAGCAAATTCTCTATTCCGTTCCATGTGTACTAGTTTATGTTGCTGCAAATTACTTCTAGATTTAAACTCTTTATGACAATGCTCACATTTCAGGTCGGAATCCAGCATGTCCTGTTTCCGATGCTTCTTTTGACTTCTTGAAAACATGAAGATGTGGTCTTGTAGTAATTCAGGGGTTTCAAAGTTACTTCCGCAGTTTGAACATGTTGTAAGGTAAGACTTTCGGTGAGCGTTAGAGACATGTTTCTTAAGGCAGGATGATGATGAGAAACGCTTGTTGCAATATTCGCAACACCGTCTGAGACTTTTGTTATGAGTTCGGACATGATTTATAAAGGATCTGTAGCTTGAAATTACCTTATCGCAGTCCAAGCATTTGAAAACACAACAACAGGAATGTATTTGCAAGGAATGGAGTTGTAAGGATTCCATATTCTTACACTGAGCATCACATTGAGCGCAGCGGCACATGTATTCTTCCCAAGTTAGCGACACTCCCAAGTCATTCAGTTCGTAATCGCCTTTTTTACGTTTAGACTTCTTCTTTTTCTCAACCAATGGAGCATTGCTGTCACTGGAGAAGCCTTCGGAGTCGATTGAATTGTCGTAATGCTCATTGTCGCTTAGCTGCTCGGACTTAACTTGAAAATCTATTTGAAGGAGTGTACTGGCGTCTACAGTCGTTATATGCTCTAGCTGGTCACTATTTTCTACTTTTACCTGATGTTTTGTCGTCTGAAAGTCCTCCCAATCCTTGTCCACAGGTTTTATAACGGGAACGTTGTCTCGCGATTTCTTTTCTTGAGAATTTGATGCGCTTTGATCGTCAACTGTTTTCTTCACAAAAATGGACGTTAGTTTCACTTGCGCGGTGCGTGCGTTGTGTAGGAACGCCCAGGTTTTCTCTAATAAATCGAAACATGAGAAACAGATTGTAGTTGGAAGGACAGTAGAAGTAATATCGATGTTTATCCACTGCATTTTTGTTAGAACTTTGGAGCTCACGGCGACATCGTCCTCTGCCGTTATTAGCTGTGTTATTGGTGTTGTTTCTGCACAAAGGCGACAGTAAGTATCTATTTGATCCGACATTATTTATCAACTGACTTTTATGCACATTTGATAAGATATTTGTTATAAATCCAAAGAATTGTGCACTCGAAAATCTCGAAATTGATAAACAACTACGGCAGTGTGACCACAGACAGACTAATAAGAGATACAGTGTGACGTACGAATGCAATGGTGTTACCAGTAGAGATTTAATGGTAACACGTTCGAGTAGCTACTTTGAATAGGATAATCATCGAAGTAAACTTTTTCTCCATTTCAGTATAAActccataattattaattaaaattgtatgtataattttagcttACTTCTGTATGATTACCTACCCTattatattatagttggtcacaCCAAATTGCCAGTAAATAAGAAGATTCATGATAAGAAgggtttttgtgtatttttttatgaatgcgACTGAAGGACTTGTATCCAtggtcatgaaataaataaaaaataaaaaaagtaaataagaacaaaaaaactatactcatctttttcttttgggatgattctctctgtctatgtttgaaatgggacagtcctttgacaaactatatttgttttatttatacttatttattgcaCGCGGTGCAtgtcgcttgctcatgtttcaacaGACACGATTTTTCTTTTACCTCTTATCTCagttatagccggtcaaacaagtttgtcagtagaaatagccgcgaaattaaaaatttctatgggacgataacccttcgcgcctacatttttagggttccgtacccaaagggtaaaaacgggaccctattactaagactccgctgtctgtctgtctgtccctctatcaccaggttgtatctcatgaaccgtgatagctagacagttgaaattttcgcagatgatgtatttctgttgccgctataacaacaaatactaaaaacagaataaaataaatagttaagtggggcttccatacaacaaacgtgtttttattgccgttttttgcgtaattaatGGTACGTACGTTTTTTAAATtagccgcttttttctactaacggaaattttcataatttcgttttaaaatgactCAGTCAGTTAACGCTGTTAGATAGGTATTTGTCCGCGGATAGTCAAGTCAGGAatattttgtataggatttagGAACATAGGTAAGGATGATACAACGCAGCATACGGAAGCCTGAATACTCATCCAAAGATAGTATCAGGCATAACATAGTAATCTATTGCAATTGAGAGATACGCAGGAATCACAAGTTGCTCCTGCGCGGAATGATAATAGGATCCTGTAGCGAGCCAATGACCTGAGGCGACTTTTCCGTCACATTGCTATTTTAAACGCTTGATTCCATTAGTCTGCttattgacagcttttgttaaaaagggacttccacttgtattacaagtttttGAGAAACGGAccccaggggcccatttctcaaacggtattagactaatattattagtccaccaactgtcaagtcgtatgagttaccatggcaacacactaataatattagactaataccgttcgagaaatgggcccctggccGCATTTCTCTACCGATTCTCGTAAAATCGGGAGCACGTTCGGTAGTTAGATAGTTTTTTTTCGTCGTTTCGTTGTTAGGAAATTTTTCAGTGGTGGAAATTGGCAAAAATgactaaattaaattgtcattagTGTCTATGACACTTACGACCATTCAAAATAGGGCAGTTCGCTGTGATTATGACTCAgcgaagtatttttttttcattttataagCTTATGcatgtttaatttaaatatgtattagtttagagtagatagataaaattgcaatacccttacagggtgtcatgttgtgatacattatcgattaagaacatctgtaattttaccaatgtgaaagcaataaatatattattattatattatttatttcataagctTATGTGGGATTGGGCGGGACATTTCTGCCGTATGCACCCGGATCGGTGGACCAAACTGGCTACCGAATGGACACCGTAGACTAGCCGGGGCAGAGGCAAACCaaaaaagagatggcgggatgacctcgaCCCTTTTTGCAGCGACTGGCGGGGCATGCACCAAGCCGTTATGAGTGGCGGAAgaaaggggaggcctttgcccagcagtgggaactGGGAAACAAGAtaggctaattaaaaaaaacaataaaaagctTATGCAGCTTATTGCGGTGTCTACAGCACAAAGTCACTAATAGTCTACATATGTGTATGCAATGGGGGATGCACTGTAGGTAAAAAATACTAAGGGGGTGCATTCGGAGCTTATAACACCTTACAAGTGGATGAAGTCGCGGGCGATAGCTAGTCAGTAAAATCGTAGTTGTAGCACCTTTTCAAAGTAAC harbors:
- the LOC134752818 gene encoding zinc finger protein 675-like: MSDQIDTYCRLCAETTPITQLITAEDDVAVSSKVLTKMQWINIDITSTVLPTTICFSCFDLLEKTWAFLHNARTAQVKLTSIFVKKTVDDQSASNSQEKKSRDNVPVIKPVDKDWEDFQTTKHQVKVENSDQLEHITTVDASTLLQIDFQVKSEQLSDNEHYDNSIDSEGFSSDSNAPLVEKKKKSKRKKGDYELNDLGVSLTWEEYMCRCAQCDAQCKNMESLQLHSLQIHSCCCVFKCLDCDKVISSYRSFINHVRTHNKSLRRCCEYCNKRFSSSSCLKKHVSNAHRKSYLTTCSNCGSNFETPELLQDHIFMFSRSQKKHRKQDMLDSDLKCEHCHKEFKSRSNLQQHKLVHMERNREFACHVCGKMFFTKGTLSTHMNTHEDSKPHKCEFCPLAFRARGNLISHISLHSGAKPFVCEQCGKSFRVKRHLKSHSIVHTDLMPYVCEYCNKQFRFKTRLNLHLRQHTGAKPYTCIFCQRDFTNGSNYKKHMKRRHNIDTSKKKFNAVGKDEMDNQATIQAVQATVQATIQAIQATQA